A window from Acinonyx jubatus isolate Ajub_Pintada_27869175 chromosome E1, VMU_Ajub_asm_v1.0, whole genome shotgun sequence encodes these proteins:
- the CHD3 gene encoding chromodomain-helicase-DNA-binding protein 3 isoform X12: MASPLRDEEEEEEEMVVSEEEEEEEEEGDEEEEEVEAADEDYEEDDDEGVLGRGPGHDRGRDRHSPPGCHLFPPPPPPPPLPPPPPPPPPPPDKDDLRLLPSALGVKKRKRGPKKQKENKPGKPRKRKKLDSEEEFGSERDEYREKSESGGSEYGTGPGRKRRRKHREKKEKKTKRRKKGEGDGGQKKLRVSQQVEQKSSATLLLTWGLEDVEHVFSEEDYHTLTNYKAFSQFMRPLIAKKNPKIPMSKMMTILGAKWREFSANNPFKGSAAAVAAAAAAAAAAVAEQVSAAVSSTAPVAPSGPPTLPAPPSADTQPPPIRRAKTKEGKGPGHKRRSKSPRVPDGRKKLRGKKMAPLKIKLGLLGGKRKKGGSYVFQSDEGPEPEAEESDLDSGSVHSASGRPDGPVRTKKLKRGRPGRKKKKVVLGCPAVAGEDEVDGYETDHQDYCEVCQQGGEIILCDTCPRAYHLVCLDPELDRAPEGKWSCPHCEKEGVQWEAKEEEEEYEEEGEEEGEKEEEDDHMEYCRVCKDGGELLCCDACISSYHIHCLNPPLPDIPNGEWLCPRCTCPVLKGRVQKILHWRWGEPPVSVPAPQQADGNPDAPPPRPLQGRSEREFFVKWVGLSYWHCSWAKELQLEIFHLVMYRNYQRKNDMDEPPPLDYGSGEDDGKSDKRKVKDPHYAEMEEKYYRFGIKPEWMTVHRIINHSVDKKGNYHYLVKWRDLPYDQSTWEEDEMNIPEYEEHKQSYWRHRELIMGEDPAQPRKYKKKKKELQGDGPPSSPTNDPTVKYETQPRFITATGGTLHMYQLEGLNWLRFSWAQGTDTILADEMGLGKTIQTIVFLYSLYKEGHTKGPFLVSAPLSTIINWEREFQMWAPKFYVVTYTGDKDSRAIIRENEFSFEDNAIKGGKKAFKMKREAQVKFHVLLTSYELITIDQAALGSIRWACLVVDEAHRLKNNQSKFFRVLNGYKIDHKLLLTGTPLQNNLEELFHLLNFLTPERFNNLEGFLEEFADISKEDQIKKLHDLLGPHMLRRLKADVFKNMPAKTELIVRVELSPMQKKYYKYILTRNFEALNSRGGGNQVSLLNIMMDLKKCCNHPYLFPVAAMESPKLPSGAYEGGALIKASGKLMLLQKMLRKLKEQGHRVLIFSQMTKMLDLLEDFLDYEGYKYERIDGGITGALRQEAIDRFNAPGAQQFCFLLSTRAGGLGINLATADTVIIFDSDWNPHNDIQAFSRAHRIGQANKVMIYRFVTRASVEERITQVAKRKMMLTHLVVRPGLGSKAGSMSKQELDDILKFGTEELFKDENEGENKEEDSSVIHYDNEAIARLLDRNQDATEDTDVQNMNEYLSSFKVAQYVVREEDKIEEIEREIIKQEENVDPDYWEKLLRHHYEQQQEDLARNLGKGKRVRKQVNYNDAAQEDQDNQSEYSVGSEEEDEDFDERPEGRRQSKRQLRNEKDKPLPPLLARVGGNIEVLGFNTRQRKAFLNAVMRWGMPPQDAFTTQWLVRDLRGKTEKEFKAYVSLFMRHLCEPGADGSETFADGVPREGLSRQQVLTRIGVMSLVKKKVQEFEHINGRWSMPELMPDPSADSKRSSRASSPTKTSPTTPEASATNSPCTSKPATPAPSEKGDGVRTPLEKDEAENQEEKPERKIEKMETEADAPSPAPSLGERLEPRKIPLEEEVSGIAGEMEPEPGYRGDREKSATESTPGERGEEKPLDGQEHRERPEGETGDLGKRAEDVKGDRELRPGPPRDEPRSNGRREEKAEKPRFMFNIADGGFTELHTLWQNEERAAISSGRLNEIWHRRHDYWLLAGIVLHGYARWQDIQNDAQFAIINEPFKTEANKGNFLEMKNKFLARRFKLLEQALVIEEQLRRAAYLNLSQEPAHPAMALHARFAEAECLAESHQHLSKESLAGNKPANAVLHKGKGRGGPARGRAHNAASEPAGGVAERHEGGRDPPARHAVPNTPHRSPPSDVRAQHPQPAGQQGHGASPHTAATNGPPVLVKKEKEMVGALVSDGLDRKEPRAGEVICIDD, translated from the exons CCAGCAGGTAGAACAGAAGTCGTCAGCGACTCTGCTGCTGACCTGGGGCCTGGAGGATGTGGAGCACGTGTTCTCCGAGGAGGATTACCACACGCTCACCAACTACAAAGCCTTCAGCCAGTTCATGAG GCCCCTGATTGCGAAGAAGAATCCTAAGATCCCGATGTCTAAGATGATGACCATCCTTGGGGCCAAGTGGAGAGAGTTCAGTGCCAACAACCCCTTCAAGGGGTCGGCAGCTGCCgtggcggcggccgcggcggcggcggccgcagcTGTGGCTGAGCAGGTGTCAGCTGCCGTCTCATCGACCGCCCCTGTAGCACCTTCCGGACCCCCCACCCTTCCAGCACCTCCTTCTGCTGAtacccagcccccacccatcCGAAGAGCCAAAACCAAAGAGGGCAAAG GTCCAGGCCATAAAAGGCGGAGTAAGAGCCCCCGAGTGCCCGACGGACGCAAGAAGCTTCGGGGAAAGAAGATGGCGCCACTCAAAATCAAACTAGGGCTGCTGGGTGGCAAGCGGAAGAAGGGAGGCTCG TATGTCTTTCAGAGCGACGAGGGCCCCGAACCCGAGGCTGAGGAGTCAGACCTGGACAGCGGCAGCGTCCACAGCGCCTCGGGCCGGCCTGATGGCCCTGTCCGCACCAAGAAGCTAAAGAGAGGCCGgccagggaggaagaagaagaagg TAGTCCTGGGCTGTCCCGCAGTGGCCGGGGAGGACGAGGTTGACGGCTACGAGACGGACCACCAGGATTACTGTGAGGTGTGCCAGCAGGGCGGGGAAATCATTCTGTGCGACACCTGCCCTCGTGCCTACCACCTCGTCTGCCTTGATCCTGAGCTTGACCGGGCTCCTGAGGGCAAATGGAGCTGCCCCCACTGC GAGAAGGAGGGGGTCCAGTGGGaggccaaggaggaggaggaggagtacgaggaggagggagaggaggaaggggagaaggaggaggaggacgaccaCATGGAGTACTGTCGCGTGTGCAAGGATGGCGGCGAGCTCCTGTGCTGTGACGCTTGCATTTCTTCCTACCACATCCACTGTCTGAACCCGCCCCTGCCTGACATCCCCAACGGTGAATGGCTGTGTCCCCGATGCACA TGCCCCGTGCTGAAAGGCCGCGTGCAGAAGATCCTGCATTGGCGGTGGGGGGAGCCACCCGTGTCAGTGCCGGCGCCCCAACAGGCGGATGGGAACCCGGatgccccacccccccgcccccttcaaGGCCGATCCGAGCGAGAGTTCTTTGTCAAGTGGGTGGGACTGTCCTACTGGCACTGCTCCTGGGCCAAGGAGCTTCAG TTGGAAATCTTCCACTTGGTGATGTACCGGAACTACCAGCGGAAGAACGACATGGACGAGCCCCCGCCGCTGGACTATGGCTCTGGCGAGGACGACGGGAAGAGTGACAAGCGCAAGGTGAAGGACCCACACTACGCGGAGATGGAGGAAAAGTACTATCGCTTTGGTATCAAGCCGGAGTGGATGACCGTCCACCGCATCATCAACCACAG TGTGGATAAAAAGGGGAATTACCACTATCTGGTGAAATGGAGAGACCTGCCGTACGACCAGTCCACGTGGGAGGAAGATGAAATGAACATCCCTGAATACGAGGAGCATAAGCAGAGCTACTGGCGACACCG AGAACTAATTATGGGGGAGGACCCGGCCCAGCCCCGCAAgtacaagaagaagaagaaggagctGCAGGGCGACGGGCCTCCCAGCTCTCCTACGAATGAC CCCACGGTGAAATACGAGACTCAGCCACGGTTTATCACGGCCACGGGAGGCACGCTGCACATGTATCAGCTGGAGGGCTTGAACTGGCTGCGCTTCTCGTGGGCTCAGGGCACCGACACCATCCTGGCTGATGAGATGGGGCTGGGCAAGACCATACAGACCATTGTCTTCCTCTACTCGCTCTATAAGGAG GGCCACACGAAGGGTCCCTTCTTGGTGAGCGCCCCACTCTCCACCATCATTAACTGGGAGCGGGAGTTCCAGATGTGGGCACCCAAGTTCTACGTGGTGACCTACACGGGGGACAAGGACAGCCGGGCCATCATTCGGGAGAACGAGTTTTCCTTCGAAGACAACGCCATCAAAGGTGGCAAGAAAGCTTTTAAGATGAAG AGGGAGGCCCAGGTGAAGTTCCATGTGCTCCTGACATCGTACGAGCTGATCACCATTGATCAGGCAGCACTCGGTTCCATCCGCTGGGCCTGCCTTGTGGTGGATGAAGCCCATCGGCTCAAGAATAACCAGTCCAAG TTTTTCAGGGTCCTCAATGGCTACAAGATAGATCATAAGTTGCTGCTGACAGGGACTCCATTGCAGAATAATCTGGAGGAGCTTTTCCATCTGCTTAACTTCCTCACCCCCGAGAGGTTTAA CAATctggaaggcttcttggaggagttTGCTGACATATCCAAAGAAGACCAGATTAAGAAACTGCATGATTTGCTTGGGCCGCACATGCTGCGGAGGCTCAAGGCCGATGTCTTTAAGAACATGCCAGCCAAGACAGAGCTCATTGTTCGGGTGGAGCTGAGCCCCATGCAGAA GAAATACTACAAGTACATCCTGACTCGGAACTTTGAGGCCTTGAATTCACGAGGTGGTGGGAACCAGGTGTCGCTGCTCAACATCATGATGGACCTTAAGAAGTGCTGCAACCATCCCTACCTCTTTCCTGTGGCTGCTATG GAGTCCCCCAAACTGCCCAGTGGGGCTTATGAGGGTGGGGCACTTATTAAGGCATCTGGGAAGCTTATGCTGCTGCAGAAGATGCTGCGAAAGCTGAAGGAGCAAGGACACCGAGTGCTCATCTTCTCGCAG ATGACCAAGATGTTGGACCTGCTAGAGGACTTCTTAGACTACGAAGGCTACAAGTACGAGCGCATCGACGGCGGCATCACtggggccctgaggcaggaggccATCGATCGCTTCAATG ctcctggcGCCCAGCAGTTCTGCTTCCTACTGTCCACCCGGGCCGGGGGCCTGGGCATCAATCTGGCCACTGCCGACACTGTCATCATCTTCGATTCCGACTGGAACCCTCATAACGACATCCAG GCCTTCAGCCGTGCTCACCGGATCGGCCAGGCCAACAAAGTGATGATTTACCGGTTTGTGACTCGAGCGTCCGTGGAGGAGCGCATCACACAGGTGGCCAAGAGGAAGATGATGCTCACCCACCTGGTGGTGCGGCCTGGGCTGGGCTCCAAGGCGGGCTCCATGTCCAAGCAGGAGCTGGACGACATCCTCAAGTTCGGCACCGAGGAGCTGTTCAAGGATGAGAACGAGG GGGAGAACAAGGAGGAGGACAGCAGCGTGATTCACTACGACAATGAGGCCATTGCGCGGCTGTTGGACCGGAACCAGGATGCGACAGAGGACACCGACGTGCAGAACATGAACGAGTATCTGAGCTCCTTCAAGGTGGCGCAGTACGTGGTGCGGGAGGAGGACAAG ATTGAGGAGATCGAACGAGAGATCATTAAGCAGGAGGAGAACGTGGACCCCGACTACTGGGAGAAGCTGCTGAGGCATCACTACGAGCAACAGCAGGAAGACCTGGCCCGGAATCTCGGCAAGGGCAAGCGGGTTCGCAAGCAGGTCAACTACAACGACGCCGCTCAGGAGGACCAAG ACAACCAGTCCGAATACTCCGTGGGATcggaggaggaagatgaagacTTTGATGAGCGTCCAGAAG ggcgTCGACAGTCCAAGAGGCAGCTCCGGAACGAAAAGGACAAGCCGctgcctcccctgctggctcgAGTTGGGGGCAACATCGAG GTGCTGGGATTCAACACCCGGCAGCGGAAGGCCTTCCTCAACGCCGTGATGCGCTGGGGGATGCCACCACAGGACGCCTTCACCACGCAGTGGCTGGTGCGGGACCTCAGGGGCAAGACGGAGAAGGAGTTCAA GGCCTATGTGTCTCTGTTCATGCGCCATCTGTGTGAGCCCGGGGCAGACGGTTCTGAAACCTTTGCTGACGGGGTCCCCCGGGAGGGCCTGAGTCGCCAGCAAGTGTTGACCCGAATTGGAGTCATGTCTCTCGTCAAGAAGAAG GTGCAGGAGTTTGAGCACATCAATGGGCGCTGGTCGATGCCCGAGCTGATGCCCGACCCCAGTGCCGACTCTAAGCGCTCCTCCAGGGCCTCCTCTCCTACCAAAACGTCTCCCACCACCCCGGAGGCTTCTGCCACAAACAGCCCTTGCACTTCTAAACCTG ctACTCCGGCTCCAAGTGAGAAGGGAGATGGCGTCAGGACACCTCTTGAAAAGGATGAAGCGGAAAACCAGGAGGAGAAACCGGAGAGGAAGATCGAGAAGATGGAAACAGAG GCCGATGCCCCTAGCCCAGCCCCGTCGCTTGGGGAGCGGCTGGAGCCAAGGAAGATTCCTCTAGAGGAAGAGGTGTCTGGAATAGCAGGAGAAATGGAGCCTGAACCTGGGTAccggggggacagagagaagtcaG ccACAGAGTCAACGccaggagagaggggggaggagaagccATTGGATGGACAGGAACACAGGGAGAGGCCGGAGGGGGAGACAGGGGATTTGGGCAAGAGAG CAGAGGATGTGAAAGGGGACCGGGAGCTTCGACCGGGGCCTCCTCGGGACGAGCCACGGTCCAACGGGCGGCGCGAGGAGAAGGCGGAGAAGCCTCGGTTCATGTTCAACATCGCAGACGGCGGCTTCACAG AGCTTCACACGCTGTGGCAGAATGAGGAACGGGCAGCTATTTCCTCGGGGAGACTCAACGAGATCTGGCACCGAAGACACGACTACTGGCTTCTGGCTGGGATTGTCCT CCATGGCTACGCACGGTGGCAGGACATCCAGAATGATGCTCAGTTTGCCATTATCAACGAGCCGTTTAAAACCGAAGCCAATAAGGGGAACTTCCTGGAGATGAAAAATAAGTTCCTGGCCCGGAGGTTCAAG CTCCTGGAGCAGGCGCTGGTGATCGAGGAGCAGCTTCGGCGGGCGGCCTACCTGAACCTATCGCAGGAGCCGGCGCACCCCGCCATGGCCCTCCACGCCCGCTTCGCCGAGGCCGAGTGCCTGGCCGAGAGCCACCAGCACCTCTCCAAGGAGTCGCTGGCGGGGAACAAGCCGGCCAACGCCGTCCTGCACAAGGGTAAGGGCCGCGGCGGCCCCGCGCGGGGGAGGGCCCACAACGCTGC TTCTGAACCAGCTGGAGGAGTTGCTGAGCGACATGAAGGCGGACGTGACCCGCCTGCCCGCCACGCTGTCCCGAATACCCCCCATCGCAGCCCGCCTTCAGATGTCCGAGCGCAGCATCCTCAGCCGGCTGGCCAGCAAGGGCACGGAGCCTCACCCCACACCG CCGCCACCAACGGCCCTCCGGTGCTggtgaagaaggagaaggaaatggtgGGGGCACTGGTGTCAGACGGGCTGGATCGGAAGGAGCCCCGAGCCGGGGAGGTGATCTGTATAGACGACTGA